GACTATTCTGAGTTGTTGTTTTATTCTTATTTCCTTGTCTTTATTGATTGTAAGAAGAACAAAAATGGTGGATTTTACTTGGAGATGGCCCTTTACTACAACCGTTTTGGCCATCGTGCTGCTTATAATTGGCCAAATAAGTGTACCCAAGTCTCAACTTGCAATTGTTATAGAAAGAAATAGCACTGGCTTTAGTGAGCCATCAAGTAAAAGCAATCAAGTTGTCATACTCAATGAAGGTAATTCTGGAATTGTAATTCAAGAAGAAAACAATTGGTCTCACATTAAATTTAGCAACGGACGCGTTGCTTGGTTTTCTTCAAAAGACTGGGAGAACATACTCCCATAAATAGAGCTAAACCAATCTTGGTAGCCAAGTTTTAATGGAAGTGGTAATACCCATAGCCTCTTGATAGCTATATGGAAAGGCCCGAACAACATTTTTTGACTCATTCCACTTAGGATGCTTTTTATCTCCCG
The DNA window shown above is from Flavobacteriales bacterium and carries:
- a CDS encoding tetratricopeptide repeat protein, which produces MENHLNTIADSARALYDRGLYRDALEKYDALVQSQVHESALYFNLGNCYTRLGELGEAKVNFERALLYDPVNESARHNLDWVNLRISESIQQPQEELLHWISESARTILQPETWTILSCCFILISLSLLIVRRTKMVDFTWRWPFTTTVLAIVLLIIGQISVPKSQLAIVIERNSTGFSEPSSKSNQVVILNEGNSGIVIQEENNWSHIKFSNGRVAWFSSKDWENILP